The genomic segment TTCTTTACCGATATTTTCCCCAAATATACTCTAAACACTTTACGAATGAACCACAACTACCTAAAATATCTATCTGGTATTATATATTAAGTCGGGTACTTTGGATTCCGGAAAAGTATTTGAATGGGATCTGGTGGCCAAAATACGGTCATAAGATCGAGAATTATATGCGGTTTTATTCTGAGAAGCTGGCTGAAGCTATTTCTGAGATTGAAAGTTTAGATTAAACAAGGTCTGACCGTATTGCTCAAGTTGGAGTAACCTGGCTTTTATTGTAAGACCTGGAGCATAACCAATAAGGCTTCCGTCACTTCCGATGACCCGGTGGCAGGGGATGATAATTGAGATAGGATTTTTGTTATTTGCTCCGCCTACTGCCCGGGCATAGTTAGCCCCACCAACCTTTAAAGCTAACTCTTTATAGGTAACGGTCTTTCCATAAGGAATTTTTTGCAATTCTCGCCAGACCTTTTTTTGAAATTCGGTTCCTCTAAGGTCTAGATTGACCTCAAAAGACTGGCGATAACCGGCAAAATATTCTTTTAGTTGGTCTGCCAAATAGTCATTATACTCTTGAAGATGGTAGAGGTTATTTTTATCAAAATGTTGATTGAGCCAGGAGAAGAACTTTTTTTCATGATTAAGAAAAAGTGCTAAAACTCCCCGTTGGGTGGAAGCGATAAAGATTTTTCCAATTGGGAAGTCATAGATGCTGTAAAATACCTTATCTTTGTTATCCTTTTTGTTGATCATTTTTTATTCCTCCTGAGAACTTTTATAATACTGACATTTTTCTTTCCGGCATCCGTGAGGATGGCGCTCAACATAGGTGCAGTCTATTTTTTGAGCCAGTGGAAGATAGACTTGAAAATGTTCCTTCAATATTCGAGCAGCAACTTTAAGGGAAGTTCTGACAAAGTTTTTACAACAACATGGCCCGGTTTCGGCAGCTACTGCTGTGATGGTCTGGGCTAGAAACTGCATAGTCAAAGAAGTTTCTCTGTCTTTGGGACAGGCGGCATCTAAAAGTATGCTAAAGGAAGCGCCTATACCGATAGGAACTCCACAGGCTCCTGTTAACCCGCAGTAACCTCCAATGGCCTGACGATGGGTACGGTTAAGGACTTCGATGATCTGTTCATTGGTGATTTGTAGAGTTCCTTCGTTGCGAATAGCAGTCATCAATGCTCCTGCTGCAATCCAGGCATTTTCACAGCCCAGCATAGGAATCTGAGGCAATAACATCAACTTTTCTGCGATCTGTAAAGGATCGGTGAGGTGATTATTCAAAAGGTCTTTTTGTACCAGTTCAAAGGTTGAATGGCCGTGGCAGGTATCACAGATATAGTGGTCCTTATTACAGTAAATATTGCCAATCTCTTTTTTACCGCAGAGATGACAGGTAAACTTCTGGCCCTGATTCAGATAGGTCAATTTTCCTCCGCAGATCATGCAGTTTTCTGAATGGTGTTGACCAACATCTTTTTTAGAGTTTCAACAGTCTTTTTTTATATTTTGTATTGATTTCATTAGATTTCCTCCTTTTTAAAAGAAATAAGCGCTTACTTATATGATTTTACTGCAAAAAGCTAATTTTTCGCTTCAAGAGAAATTTTTCGAACCATCTAAAGTTCGATTTCACTCGAAATAAGGTACACTAATCAATGGGCCCTTCTGGCCCTTGATTAGCTCATCACATCTTGTGATGAGGTCTTGTTTCGACTGAAATCTTACTAAGATGATTTAACGAAAAATTTCTATTTCGCTCAAAATTAGCTTTTTACAGTTTAATCTTATATAAAATAATTATACATTAGGGGAAAGAAAAAGGCAATATATAAAAAGGAGATGGAACACTTTTGTCAAAGTATAAGTATAGAACGGCTATATCCTCACCCTGATTTATTGATTGGTTTAGAAAATATTTTTTAACGGAATAAAATAAAGAAAGGATGGGATATATGGCTGAATTAAAAGTAAAATTGACTCTGCAGAAGGAAAAAGGTAGAGGACAGATGGAGACAGAACATGGGCCAACTATCCCGCTGGCAGGTACCCATGATGATTACGGTGTTGCTCCTTATCAGATGTTATTGGGGGCATTGGGTTATTGTCTTTACTGGACTCTTCGGGATATAATGGTCAAGCAAAGAATAGAGTTTGGAGAGATTGAAGTAGAAATTACCGGTGAGAAAAAGAAAGAAGGAATTACTCATCTTGATTGGGCTAAAGTGGTCTTTACCATTGAAACAGATAGTAAAAATCAATCAAAAGTAGAAAAAGCTCTTGAACTGGCAAAAAAATATTGTTCCATTTACTATACCTTAAAGCAGGTGGCAGAACTGGATGTTACTTATAAATTAAGATAAAGAATTTAAATAATGAAATTGATTTTAATGATGGACGGTGAGGTTACCGTCCATTTCGTTTTCTGCAAATAAAATATGATTTTACTGCAAAAAAACTAATTTTTCGCTTCATAAAGAGATTTTTCGAACCATCTAAAGTTCGATTTCAGTCGAAATAAGGCACACTATTGACCTTTGATTAGCTCATCATATCTTATGATGAGGCCATTTTTTTCAATCTCACTAAGGCTAAGCTTAATCTAGACCTTCTTAAATATATCAACTATGGAACTAAATCGCCAAAGATCTTTGATCATCTGGAAGATCGGCATATTGCCATTTATAAAGATATTTTAAAAGAGTCTAAAAATCAATTTGAACTTGAATAATAAACATCCCTGGAAATTTGGTAGCTAATGCTGAAGGTTTGGGAACCTGTATGAAGCAAAAGTAAATTGTATAGGTATAGATAACATTGGGCCTTGGCACCAATAAAACGGTCGAAGGCCAATTTAAATAAACTAAAAACTAACTAAGTCTAGAAATTTTAGTGTTTGTTTTCATCGATTATTTTGGTATAATATATATATAATAAAAAATTTTAGTCTTTAAAGAGCAATATAACTAACAGAGGTTGTTGATAAACCCTTCTTTTTAAAGATTTGCCCGTGCATTGGTATTCGGCTTTAGAAATCAGAAAAACTAAATATAATTTCTAAAGCGTATAAGTCAAGGCTGGAGCCAGGACAACAAAAGCCTTGACTTTTCAGGACGCGCAGCCAGGATGGCGGAGCGTCCGGTAGCGGAAGAAATTATATTTAGTTTTTCTGTGGAAGCAAATTATGTTCACCTCCATTTTTTCAACAACCTGAATATAAATAACAGAACAGTGCATTTTGGTAACGTCAAATAAGATATACAGTTTCCTAAAAAATGGAAGTAGATAGTAGTTTAAGACCATTCTATTAGGTAGAATAAGAAATATCATGTTTAGAGCTAAGTAACAATTAACCATTCAAGCAAGAATAAGGAGATCAAAGTTTCTAATAAGTTTTATTACTTAAGGAACCTGCTAAGGTTAAAGGGCTTCGTCCTGTTTTTTGCTTGTAAGGCTTATTGAAGCTTAGAGACTTGTTTAATGATCCATCTAATGAGTTGTGCCTTGTTTTCAATTATTTGACCAGTGGAATCTATAGTCTGCTAAAGGTGGTTTACCACCAAATGAATCATGGGGTTGAGTTGTGGTTTTGGACGACTACTACTTACTACTTTAGGAGGAGGGATTCCTTCTTTTTTATGAAAATTCTTCAAGGAAAAATCAAGTTTTTATCCCTTGAAAAAGGAAGAAAATTTGACGGAACATAAAAATTTTTGGGAGGGGATAGTATGGAGGATATTAAAATTATAGAATATAGTCCTTTATTTGCTAAAGGAATAGCTGAAATGTGGAATAAAAGTACTGATAATTGGGGAGGAAATAATGTAGTAAAAACAGAGGAAACTATTTTAAGGGAACATGAAAATTTGACCTTTTTAAATGTGTTCCTTGCTGTTAAGGGTAAAGAGGTTATCGGATATTGCAGACTGTCTGAATATAAAGAAGATGAAGGAGGATTATATATATCACTTTTAAATGTTCGGCCTGATTATCATGGGAAAAAGATAGGTAAGTCTTTAGTAATAAGGGCTATTGAAAGGACGATAGAACTTGGTTGGCCCAGGTTGGATCTTTATACATGGCCTGGAAATACCAAGGCTGTGCCTTTGTACAAAAAATGTGGTTTTTTCTGGGAAAAACGGGATGGAATGATCCATTTTATGAATTTTATTCCCACAGTTTTACAAACAGAGATTTTAAAAGATTATTTTGAAACATTCCACTGGTATAATGATGCTAAAAGAGAGATATTAATTGAGCCTGATGGAAGAATTGAAAATGGTTTTGAGTATTATGAATATTTATGGGAAAAGAATGGTAAAAGGTTGCGGGTAGAGTTTGAAAGGTTGGGCCGTGGAATAAGATTAATTGAGACAGATGATTATATGGTCAGCGCTATGGTAGAAAATAAAAATCTGATTTTTGGGAGAAAGTATAAGGTTTTTTATAAAATCTTAAATAAAACAGGAGAACCTTTAAATGTTTCTATTAAAGGATTGAATGATAAAAATATTATCTTTTCTTTAGATAAATCAATGAAAGTTGTTGGAGAAAAAACTATTGAAGGTGAATTTTATGTAGGAGAAATATTTGAAGAACAGAGTAAGTGGCGTACTCATCCGGCTGTTTCTGCAGAAATTATGATAAATGGTAAAAAAGCTTTATTTAGG from the Anoxybacter fermentans genome contains:
- a CDS encoding methylated-DNA--[protein]-cysteine S-methyltransferase: MINKKDNKDKVFYSIYDFPIGKIFIASTQRGVLALFLNHEKKFFSWLNQHFDKNNLYHLQEYNDYLADQLKEYFAGYRQSFEVNLDLRGTEFQKKVWRELQKIPYGKTVTYKELALKVGGANYARAVGGANNKNPISIIIPCHRVIGSDGSLIGYAPGLTIKARLLQLEQYGQTLFNLNFQSQK
- a CDS encoding OsmC family protein; amino-acid sequence: MAELKVKLTLQKEKGRGQMETEHGPTIPLAGTHDDYGVAPYQMLLGALGYCLYWTLRDIMVKQRIEFGEIEVEITGEKKKEGITHLDWAKVVFTIETDSKNQSKVEKALELAKKYCSIYYTLKQVAELDVTYKLR
- a CDS encoding DUF5714 domain-containing protein, encoding MKSIQNIKKDCUNSKKDVGQHHSENCMICGGKLTYLNQGQKFTCHLCGKKEIGNIYCNKDHYICDTCHGHSTFELVQKDLLNNHLTDPLQIAEKLMLLPQIPMLGCENAWIAAGALMTAIRNEGTLQITNEQIIEVLNRTHRQAIGGYCGLTGACGVPIGIGASFSILLDAACPKDRETSLTMQFLAQTITAVAAETGPCCCKNFVRTSLKVAARILKEHFQVYLPLAQKIDCTYVERHPHGCRKEKCQYYKSSQEE